Proteins encoded together in one Pseudomonas sp. ADAK13 window:
- the pstA gene encoding phosphate ABC transporter permease PstA: MNSNERLYRKRAFKNRVAMLLSCGATAFGLLWLAWILLTTIINGFQALNLRLFTEMTPPPGTDGGLANAFYGSALMSGIALLIGTPIGLMAGIWLAEFARHSRLGTTVRFINDILLSAPSIVLGLFIYTGVILPLNLLTNHQVGFSAIAGALALALLVIPVVVRTTDEMLQLQPSTMREAALALGVPQWKLTLQIVLRAAKAGVVTGILLALARITGETAPLLFTAFGNQFWSSNLLKPIASVPVVIFQYAMSPFDDWHALAWAGALVLTMFVLVLSLLSRLILLRNRSH, from the coding sequence ATGAACAGCAACGAACGCCTGTACCGCAAGCGTGCCTTCAAGAACCGCGTGGCCATGCTGCTGAGCTGTGGCGCGACAGCCTTTGGCCTGCTTTGGCTCGCCTGGATCCTGCTGACCACCATCATCAACGGCTTTCAGGCGCTCAACCTGCGCCTGTTTACCGAGATGACACCGCCCCCCGGAACAGACGGCGGGCTGGCCAACGCCTTTTATGGCAGCGCGCTGATGTCGGGGATTGCCCTGCTGATCGGCACACCCATCGGGCTGATGGCGGGCATCTGGCTGGCGGAATTCGCACGCCACTCGCGCCTGGGGACTACGGTTCGTTTCATCAACGACATTCTGTTGTCCGCACCTTCCATCGTCCTGGGGTTGTTCATCTACACCGGCGTGATCCTGCCACTGAACCTGCTGACCAATCACCAGGTGGGCTTTTCCGCGATTGCCGGTGCGTTGGCATTGGCCCTGCTGGTGATTCCGGTGGTGGTGAGGACGACGGACGAAATGCTTCAGCTGCAACCTTCCACCATGCGCGAGGCCGCCCTGGCCCTGGGCGTACCGCAGTGGAAGCTGACGTTGCAGATTGTATTGAGAGCGGCGAAGGCCGGGGTGGTGACCGGCATCCTGCTGGCGCTGGCCCGGATTACCGGGGAAACCGCCCCGCTGCTGTTCACCGCCTTCGGCAACCAGTTCTGGAGCAGCAACCTGCTCAAGCCGATTGCCAGCGTGCCGGTGGTAATTTTCCAGTACGCCATGAGCCCCTTCGATGACTGGCACGCCCTGGCCTGGGCGGGCGCGCTGGTACTGACGATGTTCGTACTGGTGCTGAGCTTGCTGTCTCGCCTGATTCTTTTGCGCAATAGGTCCCACTGA
- the pstB gene encoding phosphate ABC transporter ATP-binding protein PstB, which translates to MQSTRLDPEKTKIRVRGLEFFYNNQRSLKSIDIDIPEKRITAIIGPSGCGKSTLLRVFNRIYSMYPKQEARGEVLLNGENILAPGYSMNRLRSHVGMVFQKPVPFPMSIYDNIAYAVRHHEKLTRREMDDRVEQALRGGALWDEVKDKLKQSAQSLSGGQQQRLCIARTIALRPQVLLLDEPTSALDPISTGRIEQLITELKEHYTVIIVTHNMQQAARVSDSTAFMFMGELIEHGKTDQIFTTPKMKQTEDYITGRFG; encoded by the coding sequence ATGCAATCGACCCGCCTTGATCCTGAAAAAACCAAAATCCGTGTCCGTGGGTTGGAGTTTTTCTACAACAACCAACGCTCACTGAAATCCATCGACATCGATATTCCGGAAAAACGCATCACCGCGATCATCGGCCCCTCGGGCTGCGGAAAGTCGACCTTGCTGCGTGTGTTCAACCGCATCTACTCGATGTACCCGAAGCAGGAAGCGCGCGGTGAGGTGCTGCTGAACGGCGAAAACATCCTCGCCCCGGGCTACTCGATGAACCGCCTGCGCAGCCACGTCGGAATGGTCTTCCAAAAGCCCGTGCCTTTTCCGATGTCGATCTACGACAACATCGCTTATGCCGTACGCCACCATGAAAAACTGACACGCCGGGAAATGGATGACCGTGTCGAGCAGGCCCTGCGCGGTGGCGCCCTTTGGGACGAGGTGAAAGACAAACTCAAGCAAAGCGCCCAGAGCCTGTCAGGCGGGCAGCAACAGCGCCTGTGCATCGCACGCACCATTGCACTGCGACCGCAGGTATTGCTGCTGGATGAGCCGACCTCGGCGCTCGATCCGATTTCCACCGGGCGCATCGAGCAATTGATCACTGAGCTGAAAGAGCACTACACAGTGATCATCGTGACCCACAACATGCAGCAGGCCGCCCGCGTGTCGGACAGCACGGCGTTCATGTTCATGGGCGAACTGATTGAGCATGGCAAGACGGACCAGATCTTTACTACGCCGAAGATGAAGCAGACCGAGGACTATATAACCGGGCGCTTTGGCTAG
- the queC gene encoding 7-cyano-7-deazaguanine synthase QueC produces the protein MTDQKRAVILLSGGLDSATVVAMARAEGYSCYTMSFDYGQRHRAELDAAARVARDLGVVEHKVIGLNLDGIGGSALTDSSIDVPQGPSEGIPVTYVPARNTVFLSLALGWAEVLSARDIFIGVNALDYAGYPDCRPEYVESFERMANLATRAGVEGQGFRILAPLQNRSKADIVKTGVGLGVDYSLTVSCYQADNDGRACGKCDSCRLRAEGFQAAGIADPTRYF, from the coding sequence ATGACTGATCAAAAGCGTGCGGTCATCCTGCTGTCCGGCGGCCTCGACTCCGCCACCGTGGTCGCCATGGCCCGTGCTGAAGGCTACAGCTGCTACACCATGAGCTTCGACTATGGCCAGCGCCACCGTGCCGAACTCGACGCCGCCGCCCGCGTCGCCCGTGACCTGGGCGTGGTGGAGCACAAGGTGATTGGCCTGAACCTCGACGGCATTGGCGGCTCGGCGTTGACCGACAGCTCCATTGATGTACCGCAAGGCCCCAGCGAAGGCATCCCGGTGACGTACGTGCCGGCGCGCAACACCGTGTTCCTGTCCCTGGCCCTCGGCTGGGCCGAAGTGCTCAGTGCCCGCGACATCTTCATCGGCGTCAATGCCCTGGACTATGCCGGTTACCCGGACTGCCGTCCCGAGTACGTCGAGTCGTTCGAACGCATGGCCAACCTGGCGACCAGGGCCGGCGTAGAGGGGCAGGGCTTTCGTATCCTGGCGCCGCTGCAGAACCGCAGCAAGGCCGATATCGTGAAGACTGGCGTAGGACTTGGCGTTGATTACTCGCTTACTGTTTCCTGCTATCAGGCGGACAATGACGGCCGCGCTTGTGGGAAATGCGACAGCTGCCGACTGCGTGCTGAAGGCTTCCAGGCGGCCGGAATTGCTGACCCAACGCGTTATTTCTGA
- the queE gene encoding 7-carboxy-7-deazaguanine synthase QueE codes for MQDTLRITEVFYSLQGETRTAGLPTVFVRLTGCPLRCQYCDSAYAFSGGTVRTLEDILEQVAGYRPRYVCVTGGEPLAQPNAIPLLKQLCDAGYEVSLETSGALDIAAVDPRVSRVVDLKTPGSKEAHRNRYENIELLTANDQVKFVICSREDYDWATSKLIQYGLDRRAGEVLFSPSHHDLNARHLADWVVADNLPVRLQLQLHKYLWNDEPGR; via the coding sequence ATGCAAGACACATTACGTATCACCGAAGTTTTTTACTCGTTGCAGGGTGAAACGCGCACTGCTGGGCTGCCCACTGTATTTGTGCGCCTCACCGGTTGCCCGCTGCGTTGCCAGTACTGCGACAGCGCCTACGCCTTCAGCGGCGGCACCGTGCGTACCCTTGAAGACATTCTCGAGCAAGTAGCCGGTTACCGGCCGCGTTATGTCTGCGTCACTGGTGGCGAGCCACTGGCGCAACCTAACGCCATTCCCTTGCTCAAGCAGTTGTGTGATGCCGGTTATGAGGTGTCCCTGGAAACCAGCGGCGCCCTGGATATTGCTGCGGTCGACCCTCGCGTCAGCCGGGTCGTCGACCTGAAGACCCCGGGTTCCAAGGAAGCACACCGCAACCGCTACGAGAACATTGAACTGCTGACGGCCAACGATCAGGTCAAGTTCGTCATCTGTTCCCGTGAAGACTACGACTGGGCGACCTCCAAGCTGATCCAGTATGGCCTGGACCGACGCGCCGGCGAGGTGCTGTTTTCCCCAAGCCACCATGACCTGAACGCCCGCCACCTGGCCGACTGGGTCGTCGCGGACAATCTGCCGGTGCGCCTGCAGCTGCAACTGCACAAGTACTTGTGGAACGACGAGCCGGGGCGCTGA
- the ybgF gene encoding tol-pal system protein YbgF produces the protein MRTCRRALTVLALSLAPLAVWAAVPVEDSNSGYNNSGSSYPPAGYGTNGAYAGGAATAAPSAQGELFNQLQRMQDQLSQQQGTIEVLQNQVNQLKQEGLERYQDLDRRIGAGVTPAATPDNSSAGGAPSAAAGGAAAGAAAASQAPAASSEPGDPAKEKLYYDAAFDLIKAKDFDKASQAFTAFLRKYPNSQYAGNAQYWLGEVNLAKGDLQGAGQAFAKVSQLYPKHAKVPDSLYKLADVERRLGHTDKVKGILQQVVAQYPGTSAAQLAQRDLQRM, from the coding sequence ATGCGAACGTGCCGTCGTGCTCTAACTGTATTGGCTCTCAGCCTGGCACCGCTTGCGGTGTGGGCTGCGGTTCCTGTGGAAGATAGCAACTCTGGCTATAACAATAGCGGGAGCAGCTATCCGCCAGCGGGTTATGGCACGAACGGCGCCTATGCCGGGGGCGCGGCTACGGCCGCGCCTTCGGCACAGGGCGAGCTGTTCAATCAGCTGCAACGCATGCAGGATCAATTGTCGCAGCAACAAGGCACGATTGAAGTTCTGCAGAATCAAGTGAACCAGCTGAAGCAAGAAGGCCTGGAGCGATACCAGGATCTTGATCGACGCATTGGAGCCGGCGTTACACCTGCCGCCACTCCTGATAATTCTTCTGCCGGTGGCGCGCCCAGTGCCGCCGCCGGTGGTGCAGCAGCAGGGGCCGCGGCTGCCAGCCAAGCCCCTGCCGCGAGCAGCGAACCGGGTGATCCGGCGAAGGAAAAGCTGTATTACGACGCAGCTTTCGACCTGATCAAAGCCAAGGATTTCGATAAAGCCAGCCAGGCTTTTACCGCATTCCTGCGCAAATACCCGAACAGCCAGTACGCGGGCAACGCCCAGTACTGGTTGGGTGAGGTGAACCTGGCCAAGGGCGACCTGCAAGGTGCAGGTCAGGCCTTTGCCAAGGTCAGCCAACTGTACCCCAAGCACGCCAAGGTGCCGGATTCGCTGTACAAGCTCGCTGACGTAGAACGCCGCCTGGGTCATACCGACAAGGTCAAAGGCATTCTGCAGCAGGTGGTGGCCCAGTATCCGGGTACCTCCGCTGCGCAGTTGGCCCAACGGGACCTGCAACGCATGTAA
- the pal gene encoding peptidoglycan-associated lipoprotein Pal — MEMLKFGKFAALALALSVAVGCSSKGGDNAGEGAAVDPNAGYGANTGAVDGSLSEEAALRAITTFYFEYDSSDLKPEAMRALDVHAKDLKANGARVVLEGNTDERGTREYNMALGERRAKAVQRYLVLQGVAPGQLELVSYGKERPVATGHDEQSWAQNRRVELRK; from the coding sequence ATGGAAATGCTGAAGTTTGGTAAGTTTGCTGCTCTGGCTCTGGCTCTGTCCGTAGCCGTTGGTTGCTCGTCTAAAGGCGGCGACAATGCCGGTGAAGGCGCAGCTGTTGATCCAAACGCTGGTTACGGCGCTAACACTGGTGCAGTTGACGGCTCCCTGAGCGAAGAAGCTGCTCTGCGCGCTATCACCACTTTCTACTTCGAATACGACAGTTCGGACCTGAAGCCAGAAGCCATGCGCGCTCTGGACGTTCACGCGAAGGACCTGAAAGCTAACGGCGCTCGCGTTGTTCTGGAAGGTAACACCGACGAACGTGGTACTCGTGAGTACAACATGGCACTGGGCGAGCGTCGTGCGAAAGCCGTTCAGCGCTACCTGGTACTGCAAGGTGTTGCTCCAGGCCAACTGGAACTCGTTTCCTACGGTAAAGAGCGTCCAGTTGCTACTGGCCACGACGAGCAGTCCTGGGCTCAAAACCGTCGCGTCGAACTGCGTAAGTAA
- the tolB gene encoding Tol-Pal system beta propeller repeat protein TolB yields the protein MLVVICCMAGIAAADEKNILVTSGSDRATPIAVVPFGWQGGSVLPDDMAQIISDDLRNSGYYAPIDKGNMISQPTQASEVIFRDWKALNAQYLMVGSITPAGGRLQIQYALFNVATEQQVLTGSVSGTTDQLRDMAHYISDQSFEKLTGIKGAFSTRLLYVTAERFSVDNTRYTLQRSDYDGARAVTLLQSREPILSPRFAPDGKRIAYVSFEQKRPRIFVQHIDTGRREQITNFEGLNGAPAWSPDGSRLAFVLSKDGNPDIYVMNMASRQLSRVTSGPGINTEPFWGKDGSTIYFTSDRGGKPQVYKTSVNGGGAERVTFIGNYNAAPKLSADEKTLVMIHRQDGFTNFRVAAQDLQRGTVKILTDTNLDESATVAPNGTMVIYATRQQGRGVLMLVSINGRVRLPLPTAQGEVREPSWSPYLN from the coding sequence ATGCTTGTCGTTATTTGCTGCATGGCAGGGATAGCGGCGGCGGATGAAAAGAACATCCTGGTCACCAGCGGTAGCGATCGGGCCACCCCGATCGCCGTTGTGCCGTTTGGCTGGCAGGGCGGCAGCGTGCTGCCGGACGACATGGCGCAGATCATCAGTGATGACCTGCGTAACTCCGGTTACTACGCACCAATCGACAAAGGCAACATGATCAGCCAGCCGACCCAGGCCAGCGAAGTCATCTTCCGTGACTGGAAAGCGTTGAACGCCCAGTACCTGATGGTGGGCAGCATCACGCCGGCCGGCGGTCGCCTGCAGATCCAGTACGCGTTGTTCAACGTCGCGACCGAGCAGCAAGTGCTGACCGGCAGCGTATCGGGTACTACGGATCAATTGCGGGACATGGCGCACTACATCTCCGACCAGTCGTTTGAAAAACTGACCGGGATCAAGGGTGCCTTCTCGACTCGCCTGCTGTATGTAACGGCCGAGCGTTTTTCGGTAGACAACACTCGTTACACTTTGCAGCGTTCCGACTATGACGGCGCTCGCGCAGTGACGCTGCTGCAATCCCGTGAGCCGATCCTGTCGCCTCGCTTTGCACCGGATGGCAAGCGTATCGCCTACGTGTCCTTTGAACAGAAGCGTCCACGGATCTTCGTTCAGCACATCGATACCGGTCGCCGTGAGCAGATCACCAACTTTGAAGGCCTGAACGGTGCGCCAGCCTGGTCGCCGGATGGTTCGCGCCTGGCGTTCGTGCTGTCCAAGGACGGCAACCCGGACATCTACGTGATGAACATGGCCTCGCGCCAACTGAGCCGTGTTACCAGCGGCCCTGGCATCAACACCGAACCGTTCTGGGGTAAGGATGGTTCGACCATCTACTTCACCTCCGACCGTGGCGGCAAGCCGCAAGTCTACAAAACCAGCGTCAACGGCGGCGGCGCCGAACGTGTGACCTTTATTGGTAACTACAACGCTGCACCCAAGCTTTCAGCTGATGAAAAGACGTTGGTGATGATTCACCGTCAGGATGGTTTCACTAATTTCCGGGTTGCGGCCCAGGATTTGCAGCGCGGAACCGTAAAAATCCTTACAGATACCAACCTTGATGAGTCAGCCACTGTTGCGCCCAACGGCACCATGGTAATCTACGCCACCCGCCAGCAGGGCCGGGGAGTCTTGATGCTCGTGTCCATTAATGGACGCGTAAGGCTCCCGCTTCCTACCGCACAAGGCGAAGTCAGAGAACCGTCCTGGTCCCCTTACCTGAACTGA
- the tolA gene encoding cell envelope integrity protein TolA produces the protein MHQQREPSASESYFWPSVWAIALHVLVFGMLFVSFAMTPDLPPAKPIVQATLYQLKSKSQATTQTNQKIAGEAQKSAARQTEVEQMEQKKVEQEAVKAAAEQKKEEAAQKAEESKKADEAKKAEEAQKADEAKKADKAAEAKKAEEKQLADIAKKKSEEEAKKAAEEEAKKKAAEDAKKKIVEDAKKKAADDAKKKAEADEAKKKVADDAKKKAAADASKKKAQEAARKSTEDKKAQALADLLSDTPQRQQALADERGDEVAGSFDDLIRSRAAEGWTRPPSARKGMTVVLQIGMLPDGTVTSVSVAKSSGDGSFDSSAVAAVKNIGRLTEMQGMKPSDFAPYRSFKMTFTPEDLAL, from the coding sequence ATGCACCAACAGCGAGAGCCGTCCGCCTCGGAAAGCTACTTCTGGCCTAGCGTCTGGGCAATTGCCCTGCACGTCCTGGTGTTTGGCATGCTGTTCGTCAGCTTTGCCATGACCCCGGACCTGCCGCCAGCCAAGCCGATCGTGCAGGCGACCCTGTATCAGCTGAAATCGAAAAGCCAGGCCACCACCCAGACCAATCAGAAGATTGCGGGTGAGGCCCAGAAGTCGGCTGCGCGCCAGACTGAAGTCGAGCAGATGGAACAGAAGAAGGTCGAGCAGGAAGCGGTGAAGGCTGCTGCGGAACAAAAGAAAGAAGAGGCGGCTCAAAAGGCCGAGGAATCGAAAAAGGCTGACGAGGCGAAGAAAGCTGAAGAGGCGCAAAAGGCTGATGAAGCCAAGAAAGCCGATAAAGCTGCCGAAGCCAAAAAGGCCGAAGAGAAACAATTGGCTGATATAGCCAAGAAGAAATCTGAAGAAGAAGCCAAGAAAGCTGCCGAAGAAGAGGCCAAGAAAAAGGCCGCTGAAGACGCGAAGAAAAAGATTGTCGAAGACGCGAAGAAGAAAGCCGCGGACGACGCCAAGAAGAAAGCTGAAGCTGACGAGGCGAAGAAGAAAGTCGCCGACGATGCGAAGAAGAAAGCTGCCGCCGATGCCTCCAAGAAAAAGGCCCAGGAAGCAGCACGTAAATCGACCGAAGACAAAAAGGCCCAGGCCTTGGCCGATTTGCTTTCCGACACGCCGCAGCGCCAGCAGGCCTTGGCCGATGAACGTGGTGATGAAGTCGCGGGCAGTTTCGATGACCTGATTCGCTCACGGGCAGCAGAAGGGTGGACCCGTCCTCCTTCGGCACGCAAAGGCATGACAGTAGTGCTGCAGATCGGCATGTTGCCGGACGGTACGGTGACTTCGGTCAGCGTGGCCAAGTCCAGTGGCGACGGCTCGTTCGACAGTTCGGCGGTAGCAGCGGTCAAGAACATTGGCCGGTTGACCGAGATGCAGGGAATGAAACCAAGCGACTTCGCTCCCTACCGTTCATTCAAGATGACATTCACACCTGAGGATCTAGCCTTGTGA
- the tolR gene encoding protein TolR yields the protein MARARKKRKPVAEMNVVPYIDVMLVLLVIFMVTAPMLNQGVKVDLPKVSSEALPQDNNTQVLTISIKADKTYYWNLGSEVDTQKQQDKAMTLPQMTDAVTKIIRAGNEGGKHTQVFIRGDKVVDYGSVMGAMGGLQKAGVGNVGLITEAP from the coding sequence ATCGCTCGAGCTCGCAAAAAGCGCAAGCCGGTCGCCGAGATGAACGTAGTGCCTTACATCGACGTGATGCTGGTGCTGCTGGTTATCTTCATGGTGACCGCGCCGATGCTCAATCAGGGCGTGAAGGTTGATCTGCCCAAGGTTTCCAGCGAAGCCTTGCCGCAGGACAACAACACCCAGGTCCTGACCATTTCGATCAAGGCTGACAAGACCTATTACTGGAACCTTGGCAGCGAAGTCGACACTCAGAAACAGCAGGACAAGGCCATGACCTTGCCGCAGATGACTGATGCCGTGACCAAGATCATTCGCGCCGGCAACGAAGGTGGCAAGCACACGCAGGTGTTCATTCGCGGCGACAAAGTCGTCGACTACGGCTCCGTCATGGGCGCCATGGGCGGGCTGCAGAAGGCCGGAGTCGGTAATGTTGGCTTGATTACCGAGGCGCCCTGA